One region of Myxococcus stipitatus genomic DNA includes:
- a CDS encoding carboxypeptidase regulatory-like domain-containing protein, producing the protein MRDEEGLLLVEVVGADARALPSARVTLYFLEPDPPGAAPARWFIAGDGTTDAAGRIQFPARPGRYLVTAKREGLAPARAEVSRPIGEARTKLRLTMSTGAVLEGRVVERKSGAAVALAQLELSPLTTQGTARAASDAVIPEEKATLASDSHGVFRMEGLAPGEYLLVASAPGLASKRLPRVRVPRSGLVIDLEHSAFIEGFVEHPGGKLPGPAVVVAAGVGAPREVETSPEGGFSLEVEPGVYQVSARQGSLRGTAPGSVAVGGGMTVRDVRIRLDAAASLVGQVREKGTGRPIPDAHVSLLPAGLASTGASSTELARTRSGADGRFELTDLTPGVVALVVTARPHHGKQTRQGLALLAGQRFEVVVEMDATGDIEGVVVDEQERPLAGIHVTPEYLWRMHTVEGAADTVTGPDGTFRLTSLPAGNLLVAARREGSLTHAREKVTVVPRQTAKVRLQLVGEGTLEGSVKMEDGSAPAEPATIQVQRVDAARTEALQTTSAADGTFSVRVKTGRYRVAGWLTQTGATTDDKVVEVETDKSQRADLKVREVRTSITVTVLEPNGAPSVGATVMMGPVGKNDVLVEDVTDLTGRTVVPADDLGVPAVRVWATQGGRRGDVASHPTTQREVTVQLGAAGVVRGTVRSAGGRAVERFHLVVSSTRADEDYLTRKEQDFQGDHFVVEDVAVGPVVLTATLPDGRAGTVNATTAPGAPVDVEVVVEAGGGITGRLVDAKGAPIDRGVVDIDGISSPATGPDGRFRVADVAPGEHQLIAWSPKLERTARKLTLTAGKVQDLGDVKLDPPRVESGRLGVYFGMAGRDVIIVNLLDAHRGLLQEGDVVKSIDGAVVLDVGEARARELGAPGSPATLVIHRSSGPLTVVLNRAP; encoded by the coding sequence ATGCGGGATGAAGAGGGCCTGCTCCTCGTCGAGGTCGTCGGCGCCGACGCCCGGGCGCTCCCGTCCGCTCGCGTGACCTTGTACTTCCTGGAGCCCGATCCTCCGGGAGCCGCGCCCGCGCGCTGGTTCATCGCGGGTGATGGAACCACGGACGCGGCGGGCCGGATCCAGTTCCCCGCGCGGCCCGGGCGCTATCTCGTCACCGCGAAGCGGGAGGGCCTGGCGCCCGCCCGAGCGGAAGTCTCCCGTCCCATCGGTGAAGCGCGCACGAAGCTCCGCCTGACGATGAGCACGGGCGCGGTGCTGGAGGGCCGCGTCGTCGAGCGCAAATCCGGCGCCGCCGTCGCGCTCGCCCAGCTCGAGCTGTCTCCGCTGACGACCCAGGGAACGGCGCGCGCCGCGTCGGACGCCGTCATCCCCGAGGAGAAGGCGACCCTCGCGTCCGATTCCCACGGCGTCTTCCGGATGGAGGGATTGGCACCCGGCGAATACCTGCTCGTCGCGAGCGCGCCCGGGCTCGCGTCCAAGCGCCTCCCCCGGGTCCGCGTTCCACGCTCCGGCCTCGTCATCGACCTCGAGCACTCCGCCTTCATCGAGGGCTTCGTGGAGCATCCAGGAGGAAAGCTGCCGGGGCCCGCTGTCGTCGTGGCCGCGGGAGTGGGAGCGCCGCGCGAGGTCGAGACGAGCCCGGAGGGCGGCTTCTCGCTCGAGGTGGAGCCCGGCGTCTACCAGGTCTCCGCGCGACAGGGCTCGCTGCGGGGCACGGCGCCCGGGAGCGTCGCGGTCGGTGGAGGGATGACCGTCCGCGATGTCCGCATCCGGCTCGACGCCGCGGCCTCGCTCGTGGGGCAGGTGCGCGAGAAGGGCACCGGCCGCCCCATCCCGGACGCACACGTCTCCCTCCTGCCCGCCGGCCTCGCGTCCACCGGGGCGTCGTCCACGGAGCTCGCGCGCACCCGCTCGGGCGCCGACGGGCGCTTCGAGCTGACGGACCTCACCCCGGGCGTCGTCGCGCTCGTCGTGACCGCGCGTCCCCATCATGGGAAGCAGACGCGACAGGGGCTCGCCCTCCTCGCGGGCCAGCGCTTCGAGGTGGTCGTGGAGATGGACGCCACGGGCGACATCGAGGGCGTCGTGGTGGATGAACAGGAGCGCCCGCTCGCGGGCATCCACGTCACGCCCGAATACCTCTGGCGCATGCACACGGTCGAAGGCGCGGCCGACACCGTCACCGGACCCGACGGCACCTTCCGGCTGACCTCGCTTCCCGCCGGGAATCTGCTCGTGGCGGCGCGGCGCGAGGGCAGCCTGACGCACGCGCGAGAGAAGGTCACCGTCGTCCCCCGGCAGACCGCGAAGGTCCGACTCCAGCTCGTCGGCGAGGGCACCCTGGAAGGCAGCGTCAAGATGGAGGACGGGAGCGCGCCGGCGGAGCCCGCCACCATTCAGGTGCAGCGGGTCGACGCGGCGCGGACCGAGGCCCTCCAGACCACGAGCGCGGCGGATGGGACCTTCTCCGTGCGTGTGAAGACGGGCCGCTACCGGGTCGCGGGCTGGCTCACGCAGACCGGCGCCACGACCGACGACAAGGTGGTCGAGGTCGAGACCGACAAGAGCCAGCGCGCCGACCTGAAGGTTCGCGAGGTGCGCACGTCCATCACCGTCACCGTGCTCGAACCCAACGGCGCACCGAGCGTCGGCGCCACCGTGATGATGGGACCGGTGGGCAAGAACGACGTCCTCGTCGAGGACGTCACGGACCTCACGGGCCGGACGGTGGTCCCCGCGGATGACCTGGGAGTCCCCGCGGTCCGCGTGTGGGCCACGCAAGGAGGCCGCCGGGGAGACGTGGCCTCGCACCCCACCACCCAGCGCGAGGTCACGGTCCAGCTCGGCGCGGCGGGTGTCGTTCGAGGCACCGTGCGCTCCGCGGGAGGCCGCGCCGTGGAGCGCTTCCACCTCGTGGTGTCGTCGACACGTGCCGACGAGGACTACCTCACACGCAAGGAGCAGGACTTCCAGGGCGACCACTTCGTCGTCGAGGACGTCGCCGTGGGCCCCGTGGTGCTCACCGCCACCCTGCCCGATGGTCGCGCGGGAACGGTGAACGCGACCACGGCCCCGGGTGCCCCCGTGGACGTCGAGGTGGTGGTCGAAGCCGGTGGCGGAATCACGGGGCGGCTGGTCGACGCGAAGGGGGCTCCCATCGACCGGGGCGTCGTGGACATCGACGGCATCTCCTCCCCCGCCACCGGGCCGGATGGACGGTTCCGCGTGGCGGACGTGGCGCCGGGAGAGCACCAGCTCATCGCCTGGTCTCCGAAGCTGGAGCGAACGGCGCGGAAGCTGACGCTGACCGCGGGCAAGGTGCAAGACCTCGGCGACGTGAAGCTCGACCCGCCTCGCGTCGAGTCCGGCAGGCTGGGCGTCTACTTCGGCATGGCGGGACGGGACGTCATCATCGTCAACCTGCTCGACGCGCACCGGGGCCTGCTCCAGGAGGGGGACGTGGTGAAGAGCATCGACGGCGCGGTGGTGCTCGACGTGGGCGAGGCCCGCGCACGTGAGCTGGGGGCGCCAGGCAGTCCAGCGACGCTCGTCATCCACCGGAGCTCGGGCCCCCTGACCGTCGTCCTGAACCGAGCACCCTGA
- the fdh gene encoding formate dehydrogenase translates to MLRWPVLRQLLRGDGMALGDTAMSERSRTLEPRTTQADRVVKSVCPYCAVGCGQDVYVKDERILDIEGDPDSPISRGRLCPKGAATFQLVTGTHRIQDVLYRRPGGTTWEPIPLERAMDMVAERVKRTRDATWEERDVNGLVARRTLGIAHLGGATLDNEENYLIKKLFTALGVVQVENQARIUHASTVPGLGITFGRGGATTFQQDLRNADCIVIQGSNMAEAHPVGFQWVMEAKARGATLIHVDPRYTRTSAMANLHVPIRVGSDIAFLGGLVRYVLENERYFKDYVVHYTNAANILREDFQDTEELGGLFSGFISEESKYDVTSWGYADVGGPVPAAGHKELYAEPGAGAGHSHHTRVTEAPRDETLQHPRCVFQVLRRHFQRYTPEMVTRVCGVPEALFLKVAQALCENSGRERTSAFCYAVGWTQHSVGVQYIRTATILQLLLGNIGRPGGGILALRGHASIQGSTDIPTLFNLLPGYLPMPTASHHPHLEAYLKSHTSGSGWWSNFPKYMVSLLKAWFGDAATRENDFCFDHLPRLSGNHSHMQTVADMVDGRVKGYFVMGENPTVGAMNGAFQRKGLRQLDWLVVRDLALIETAEFWRTAPEIQRGDVRSEDIRTEVFFFPAAAHTEKDGSFTNTQRLLQWHHAAVPPPGAARSELHFMFHLGRRLKRLYADSREAKDRALRELTWDYPTQGPIEEPSAEAVLAEINGYTWADRQPVSGFTALKDDGTTACGCWIYSGAYADGVNQPARRRPGREQTWVAPEWGWAWPANRRLLYNRASADPEGRPWSERKKYVWWDAGQRRWTGEDVPDFIVDRPPDYRPPPGARGVDDIRGDNPFIMQSDGKAWLFAPSGVMDGPLPTHYEPQESPVKNPLYEQQCNPTRLEWPRRGNPYHRAWSDPRFPFVLTTYRLTEHHTAGGMSRWLSWLSELQPEQFCEVSPELARDRGLHNGGWATLRTARGDLECRVLVTERMRPLKLNGTWVHQVGIPYHWGVAGRIRADGANELLPLVADANVDIQESKALTCDVVAGRQASRARAATGATQPALPEGMPQARRDSLQLGTLSHVPSQQPKKDEER, encoded by the coding sequence ATGCTCCGCTGGCCGGTGCTCCGCCAGCTGCTGCGTGGCGACGGCATGGCGCTCGGGGACACGGCGATGAGCGAGCGCAGCCGCACGCTCGAGCCACGCACCACCCAGGCCGACCGCGTCGTCAAATCGGTCTGCCCCTATTGCGCGGTGGGTTGCGGACAAGACGTCTACGTCAAGGACGAGCGCATCCTCGACATCGAGGGCGACCCGGACTCGCCCATCTCCCGGGGACGCTTGTGCCCGAAGGGCGCCGCCACCTTCCAGCTCGTCACCGGAACACATCGCATCCAGGACGTCCTCTACCGCCGTCCAGGCGGCACGACATGGGAGCCCATCCCCTTGGAGCGGGCCATGGACATGGTGGCCGAGCGCGTGAAGCGCACGCGGGACGCCACCTGGGAGGAGCGGGACGTCAACGGCCTCGTCGCGCGGCGCACCCTCGGCATCGCGCACCTGGGCGGCGCCACGCTGGACAACGAGGAGAACTACCTCATCAAGAAGCTCTTCACCGCGCTCGGCGTCGTGCAGGTGGAGAACCAGGCAAGGATATGACACGCCTCGACGGTGCCCGGTCTGGGCATCACGTTCGGACGTGGCGGGGCCACGACCTTCCAGCAGGACCTGCGCAACGCTGACTGCATCGTCATCCAGGGCTCCAACATGGCCGAGGCGCACCCCGTGGGCTTCCAGTGGGTCATGGAAGCCAAGGCCCGGGGCGCGACGCTCATCCATGTCGACCCGCGCTACACGCGCACGAGCGCCATGGCGAACCTCCACGTTCCCATCCGCGTCGGCTCCGACATCGCCTTCCTCGGCGGGCTGGTGCGCTACGTGCTGGAGAACGAGCGCTACTTCAAGGACTACGTCGTCCACTACACCAACGCGGCCAACATCCTCCGCGAGGACTTCCAGGACACCGAGGAGCTGGGCGGTCTGTTCAGCGGCTTCATCTCCGAGGAGAGCAAGTACGACGTCACCTCGTGGGGCTACGCGGACGTCGGCGGCCCGGTGCCCGCCGCGGGCCACAAGGAACTGTACGCGGAGCCCGGCGCCGGCGCGGGTCATTCCCATCACACGCGGGTCACCGAGGCGCCCCGCGACGAGACGCTCCAGCACCCGCGCTGTGTCTTCCAGGTGCTGCGCCGTCACTTCCAGCGCTACACGCCGGAGATGGTCACCCGGGTCTGCGGCGTGCCGGAGGCGCTGTTCCTGAAGGTGGCCCAGGCGCTCTGCGAGAACTCGGGGCGCGAGCGCACCAGCGCCTTCTGCTACGCCGTGGGGTGGACGCAGCACTCGGTGGGCGTGCAGTACATCCGCACCGCCACCATCCTCCAATTGCTCCTGGGCAACATCGGTCGCCCCGGCGGCGGCATCCTCGCGCTGAGGGGCCACGCCTCCATCCAGGGCTCCACCGACATCCCCACCCTCTTCAACCTGCTCCCCGGCTACCTGCCGATGCCGACGGCGTCGCACCACCCACACCTCGAGGCCTACCTGAAGAGCCACACCTCCGGCTCGGGTTGGTGGAGCAACTTCCCCAAGTACATGGTGTCGCTGCTCAAGGCCTGGTTCGGTGACGCGGCGACGCGAGAGAATGACTTCTGCTTCGACCACCTGCCCCGCCTGAGCGGAAACCATTCGCACATGCAGACCGTGGCGGACATGGTGGATGGGCGCGTGAAGGGCTACTTCGTCATGGGCGAGAACCCCACCGTGGGCGCCATGAACGGAGCGTTCCAGCGCAAGGGATTGCGCCAGCTCGACTGGCTTGTGGTGCGCGACCTCGCCCTCATCGAGACCGCCGAGTTCTGGCGGACCGCCCCCGAAATCCAACGCGGGGACGTGCGGTCCGAGGACATCCGCACCGAGGTCTTCTTCTTCCCCGCCGCCGCGCACACGGAGAAGGACGGCTCCTTCACCAACACCCAGCGCCTGCTCCAGTGGCACCACGCGGCCGTTCCACCTCCTGGCGCCGCGCGCAGCGAGCTGCACTTCATGTTCCACCTGGGACGCAGGTTGAAACGCCTGTATGCCGACTCGCGCGAGGCGAAGGACCGCGCGCTGCGGGAGCTGACGTGGGACTACCCCACGCAAGGCCCCATCGAGGAACCGAGCGCCGAGGCGGTGCTCGCCGAAATCAATGGCTACACGTGGGCGGATCGCCAGCCGGTGAGCGGCTTCACCGCGCTGAAGGATGACGGCACCACCGCGTGCGGCTGTTGGATCTACTCCGGCGCCTACGCGGACGGCGTCAACCAACCGGCGCGCCGCAGGCCCGGGCGCGAGCAGACCTGGGTGGCGCCCGAGTGGGGCTGGGCCTGGCCCGCCAACCGCCGGCTGCTCTACAACCGTGCCTCGGCGGACCCCGAGGGGCGGCCATGGAGCGAACGAAAGAAGTACGTCTGGTGGGACGCGGGCCAACGGCGCTGGACGGGCGAGGACGTGCCCGACTTCATCGTGGATCGCCCACCGGACTACCGCCCGCCCCCGGGCGCGAGGGGAGTGGACGACATCCGGGGCGATAATCCGTTCATCATGCAGTCGGACGGCAAGGCGTGGCTCTTCGCGCCCAGCGGGGTGATGGATGGGCCGCTGCCCACCCACTACGAGCCGCAGGAATCGCCGGTGAAGAATCCGCTGTACGAACAGCAGTGCAATCCCACGCGCCTCGAATGGCCGCGCCGTGGGAACCCGTACCACCGGGCGTGGAGCGACCCGCGCTTCCCCTTCGTCCTCACGACGTACCGGCTCACCGAGCACCACACCGCGGGCGGCATGAGTCGCTGGCTGTCCTGGCTCAGCGAGCTGCAACCCGAGCAGTTCTGCGAAGTGTCTCCCGAGCTGGCTCGCGATCGCGGTCTCCACAATGGCGGCTGGGCCACGCTGCGGACGGCGCGCGGGGACCTCGAATGCCGGGTGCTCGTCACCGAGCGGATGAGGCCCCTGAAGCTGAATGGGACCTGGGTCCACCAGGTGGGCATCCCCTATCACTGGGGCGTCGCGGGCCGCATCCGCGCGGACGGGGCCAATGAGCTGCTGCCCCTGGTGGCGGACGCGAACGTGGACATCCAGGAGTCGAAGGCGCTGACGTGCGACGTCGTCGCGGGACGACAGGCCAGCCGCGCCCGGGCGGCGACCGGCGCCACCCAGCCCGCCCTCCCCGAGGGCATGCCCCAGGCCCGACGCGACAGCCTCCAACTGGGGACGCTGTCCCACGTTCCGTCGCAGCAGCCGAAGAAGGACGAGGAGCGATAG
- a CDS encoding 4Fe-4S dicluster domain-containing protein → MSRKGFFTDSTVCIGCKACEVACKQWNQLPDDGFHFTAMSYDHTGALGASTWRHVAFVERAEPLPGHVTGVGDFSWLMLSDVCKHCQRAGCLESCPTGAIVRTEFDTVYVQPDVCNGCGYCVVNCPFGVIDRRPDDGRAWKCTLCYDRLGEDMTPACAKACPTESIVYGDLEALHARAERRVEQLHEQGLVSAYLYGQDARSQPGTGGLNAFSLLVDRPEVYNLPPDPVVPTMKAKQAWGAVAVGALGMFAMAVGAVLVGRETRP, encoded by the coding sequence ATGAGCCGCAAGGGCTTCTTCACCGACTCGACCGTGTGCATCGGCTGCAAGGCGTGCGAGGTCGCCTGCAAGCAATGGAACCAGCTGCCCGACGACGGGTTCCACTTCACGGCCATGTCCTATGACCACACCGGGGCCCTGGGGGCCTCGACCTGGCGGCATGTCGCCTTCGTGGAGCGGGCCGAGCCCCTGCCGGGACACGTCACCGGCGTGGGGGACTTCTCGTGGCTCATGTTGTCGGACGTGTGCAAGCACTGCCAACGCGCCGGCTGCCTGGAGTCGTGTCCCACCGGCGCCATCGTCCGCACGGAGTTCGACACGGTGTACGTCCAGCCGGATGTCTGCAACGGCTGCGGCTACTGCGTGGTGAACTGCCCCTTCGGCGTCATCGACCGACGCCCGGATGACGGGCGCGCGTGGAAGTGCACCCTCTGCTACGACCGGCTGGGCGAGGACATGACACCCGCCTGCGCGAAGGCGTGTCCCACGGAGTCCATCGTCTACGGCGACCTCGAGGCCTTGCATGCGCGCGCGGAGCGTCGCGTCGAGCAACTCCACGAGCAGGGACTCGTCAGCGCGTACCTGTATGGGCAGGACGCGCGGAGCCAGCCGGGGACGGGGGGCCTCAACGCGTTCTCGCTGTTGGTGGATCGCCCGGAGGTCTACAACCTCCCGCCGGATCCGGTGGTCCCGACGATGAAGGCGAAGCAGGCCTGGGGCGCGGTGGCCGTCGGCGCGCTCGGCATGTTCGCGATGGCCGTGGGCGCCGTGCTGGTGGGACGGGAGACACGCCCATGA
- the nrfD gene encoding NrfD/PsrC family molybdoenzyme membrane anchor subunit: MSTELPGQESLLDRLQRKRDGRNVDPRLGTLLGEGSHQRVKDPDVAFPIHGPRTQAEPDAGASPTYHGLPVIKQPVWIPTIPTYLYVGGVSGAASLLGLALDLHGNRPLRRLALRCQQVGTAGDMLSAGLLIADLGRPERFLHMLRVLRPTSPMSMGSWVLALSGGLNTVALVLGRARGILGTLGRVSGATAGLLGMPLAGYTAVLLCNSAVPVWQATRRTLPLFFMASATASAGSLLSLLPHSEEEARVLRPYRLAGKVAELACGVAVERDARRTPGVAKPLSLGTSGALWRTSRACSAAGLVLDALPGRRRWKQVAADTLTTAGAILARFAVFHAGKQSARDPRATFESQRAGHGAAEVLGHAVASDGKPLSFPLPVVR, encoded by the coding sequence ATGAGCACGGAGCTCCCCGGACAGGAATCGCTGTTGGACCGCCTCCAGCGCAAGCGCGACGGCCGCAACGTGGACCCGAGGCTGGGGACGCTGCTCGGCGAGGGCTCGCACCAACGCGTGAAGGACCCGGACGTCGCCTTCCCCATCCACGGCCCGCGCACGCAGGCAGAGCCGGACGCTGGCGCCTCGCCGACCTATCACGGACTGCCCGTCATCAAGCAGCCCGTGTGGATCCCCACCATCCCCACCTATCTCTACGTGGGAGGTGTCTCGGGAGCCGCGAGCCTCCTGGGGCTCGCGCTGGACCTCCATGGGAACCGGCCGCTGCGGCGGCTCGCGCTGCGCTGCCAGCAGGTGGGCACGGCCGGGGACATGCTGAGCGCCGGGCTGTTGATCGCCGACCTCGGCCGACCCGAGCGCTTCCTCCACATGCTGCGCGTCCTCCGCCCCACCTCGCCCATGAGCATGGGCTCCTGGGTGCTGGCGCTCTCCGGAGGACTGAACACGGTGGCCCTGGTGCTCGGGCGCGCGCGAGGCATCCTCGGAACCTTGGGCAGGGTGTCGGGTGCCACGGCGGGGCTGTTGGGCATGCCGCTGGCGGGCTACACGGCGGTGCTGCTGTGCAACTCAGCGGTGCCCGTGTGGCAGGCGACGCGCCGGACGCTGCCGCTGTTCTTCATGGCTTCGGCCACGGCCAGCGCGGGCAGCCTGCTGTCGCTGCTCCCCCACTCCGAGGAGGAGGCCCGCGTGCTGCGCCCCTATCGCCTGGCGGGCAAGGTCGCGGAGCTCGCCTGCGGCGTGGCGGTGGAGCGTGACGCGCGACGAACCCCCGGGGTGGCGAAGCCCTTGTCCCTGGGCACCTCCGGGGCGCTGTGGCGGACCTCCCGCGCGTGCTCGGCGGCGGGGCTGGTACTGGACGCACTCCCAGGCCGACGGCGTTGGAAGCAGGTCGCCGCCGACACGCTGACGACCGCGGGCGCAATCCTTGCGCGCTTCGCGGTGTTTCATGCGGGCAAACAGTCCGCGAGGGACCCTCGGGCCACGTTCGAGTCGCAGCGGGCGGGCCATGGCGCGGCGGAGGTCCTGGGCCACGCGGTGGCCTCGGACGGCAAACCGCTGAGCTTCCCCCTGCCCGTGGTGCGCTGA
- a CDS encoding isopenicillin N synthase family dioxygenase, whose protein sequence is MAETSSLNIPTVDLADLASGDASRIETAAAALREAFGVFGLVYIKNHGVDTQALNRFYDAFAAFIARPAEEKKPYGRADIWYQRGWTPPNTEVAVASNGQPDFKECYFVAPYPNDEVGAMEFPELYPENVWPANPPPYFQDGLMTLGRSLHEAGLKLLRGSALALGLPEDAFTKLCERAPHVTRSLQYLPLKPEQVDTDIVWGEEHTDFNLLTLLPGGRFLDPEGRPAAAPDNKSGLYLRTRATDAEPQGRKVRGTAPAGCIVAQVGQQLEILTGGTFLATPHVITAPGVSGWQRQSAAHFIHVHTSHVLFPMEKFRTPAAVRNYAPPVLTGTYDIKTLVDIGLAPPSALDKLGYRHYDRLNRQRAGE, encoded by the coding sequence ATGGCCGAGACCTCTTCGCTCAACATTCCCACTGTCGACCTCGCCGACCTCGCCTCGGGGGACGCGTCCCGCATCGAGACCGCCGCGGCGGCGCTGCGTGAGGCCTTCGGCGTCTTCGGCCTCGTCTACATCAAGAACCACGGCGTCGATACGCAGGCGCTGAACCGCTTCTACGACGCCTTCGCGGCCTTCATCGCGCGGCCCGCCGAGGAGAAGAAGCCCTACGGGCGCGCGGACATCTGGTACCAGCGCGGCTGGACGCCCCCGAACACCGAGGTGGCCGTCGCCAGCAATGGCCAGCCGGACTTCAAGGAGTGCTACTTCGTCGCCCCCTACCCCAACGACGAGGTCGGCGCGATGGAGTTCCCGGAGCTGTACCCGGAGAACGTCTGGCCGGCGAACCCTCCGCCGTACTTCCAGGACGGCCTCATGACGCTGGGCCGCTCGCTCCACGAGGCGGGCCTGAAGCTGCTGCGTGGCTCCGCGCTGGCCCTGGGCCTTCCGGAGGACGCCTTCACGAAGCTCTGCGAGCGCGCCCCGCACGTCACGCGCTCCCTCCAGTACCTGCCGCTGAAGCCCGAGCAGGTGGACACCGACATCGTCTGGGGCGAGGAGCACACGGACTTCAACCTCCTCACGCTGCTGCCCGGAGGCCGTTTCCTCGACCCCGAGGGACGCCCCGCGGCCGCGCCCGACAACAAGAGCGGTCTCTATCTGCGCACCCGCGCCACGGACGCGGAGCCCCAGGGCCGCAAGGTCCGCGGCACCGCCCCGGCTGGCTGCATCGTCGCCCAGGTGGGTCAGCAGCTGGAGATCCTCACGGGCGGGACGTTCCTGGCCACGCCCCACGTCATCACCGCGCCGGGCGTCTCTGGCTGGCAGCGCCAGTCCGCCGCGCACTTCATCCACGTGCACACCAGCCACGTGCTCTTCCCGATGGAGAAGTTCCGCACGCCCGCCGCCGTGCGGAACTACGCCCCGCCGGTCCTCACCGGCACCTACGACATCAAGACGCTCGTCGACATCGGCCTGGCTCCGCCGAGCGCGCTCGACAAGCTCGGCTACCGGCACTACGACCGCCTCAACCGCCAGCGCGCGGGAGAGTGA
- a CDS encoding VOC family protein codes for MTMHHGFVAYDLRTTDPDAAGVFYTRLMGWRLEHTPDGGQVFFAGSRAFGGLQLLPERARSQGAPAHWLGHLGTEDVEETLRRFVGHGGQQLGPVRQEATGRRVALLKDAQGAAVALSDATPGSGVPPFEWHELNTTDREQAWACYSGLFGWRTTSSVELGPPFGRYQCFTWDDARGDMGGMVDSARLPGVHTHWLFYLGVENLTETLGRLEQLGGRTMNGPMRVPSGDWVAQCEDPQGAAFALRQRGHRE; via the coding sequence ATGACGATGCATCACGGCTTCGTGGCTTACGACCTCCGAACGACGGACCCGGACGCGGCGGGAGTCTTCTACACCCGCTTGATGGGCTGGCGTCTCGAGCACACCCCGGATGGGGGCCAGGTGTTCTTCGCGGGCTCCCGGGCGTTCGGAGGACTCCAGCTCCTCCCCGAGCGCGCGAGGTCCCAGGGGGCGCCGGCCCACTGGCTCGGCCATCTCGGAACCGAGGACGTGGAGGAAACCCTGCGTCGCTTCGTGGGCCATGGGGGCCAGCAACTCGGGCCTGTGCGACAGGAGGCCACGGGGAGGCGTGTCGCGCTCTTGAAGGACGCACAGGGGGCGGCCGTGGCGCTCAGCGACGCGACACCCGGCTCGGGTGTCCCGCCGTTCGAGTGGCATGAGCTCAACACCACCGACCGCGAGCAGGCCTGGGCCTGCTACTCCGGATTGTTCGGCTGGCGCACGACGTCGTCCGTGGAGCTGGGCCCGCCCTTCGGCAGGTACCAGTGCTTCACCTGGGATGACGCGCGGGGCGACATGGGTGGAATGGTCGACTCGGCCCGGCTTCCGGGCGTCCACACCCACTGGCTCTTCTACCTGGGTGTGGAGAACCTCACCGAGACCCTGGGACGACTCGAGCAGCTCGGTGGCCGGACCATGAACGGCCCCATGCGGGTCCCGAGTGGCGACTGGGTCGCCCAATGCGAAGATCCACAGGGGGCCGCCTTCGCGCTGCGGCAGCGCGGCCATCGGGAGTGA